A single region of the Lycium barbarum isolate Lr01 chromosome 2, ASM1917538v2, whole genome shotgun sequence genome encodes:
- the LOC132627336 gene encoding protein PHLOEM UNLOADING MODULATOR has translation MKRSPAILKNRRVSGGLGIAAIAYIGVDYIRFISPTWHGRLQPALWTILAIAAIIRVPFYKHWSLELRSAMPFIFAMIFMLSALLFEMVSVRSVTAVLGLDWNNDTSPLPDVGQWLLLSLNEKLPQTVVNILRARIIGLHHFLMLFIMLAFSVLFESVEAPGLGLGARYMFTMGIGRLLRAITFISTILPSARPWCASARFLVPQHPHPWAQKYYVPYSEDSNAIRNIINRDIAYADPGEYDAEFRPDWGSMSFLIDFLRPTAPEGSSAWYHLLKKASGGCNDLIYSGHMLVAVLTAMAWTEAYGGYSSALIWIFVIHSAQREIRERHHYSVDVVVAIYVGIMLWKMTGLFWPMKDQSKDTRLRRLEKIQGRLTRAAKDDNIEEIRELLKEVEVSNKVRENSKSKAMWLFSGGTIIFTLSVVFLAFTLTSDG, from the exons ATGAAGCGGTCACCGGCGATCTTGAAAAACCGGCGAGTTAGCGGTGGTTTAGGAATTGCAGCAATAGCTTACATCGGAGTTGACTATATCCGTTTTATATCTCCAACATGGCATGGCCGGTTACAACCAGCATTATGGACCATATTGGCAATCGCAGCTATTATTCGAGTCCCATTTTACAAACACTGGTCATTAGAGCTCCGTTCAGCTATGCCCTTTATCTTTGCAATGATATTTATGCTGTCTGCTCTTCTCTTTGAAATGGTTTCTGTTCGCTCTGTTACTGCCGTTCTTGGTCTTGATTGGAACAA TGATACATCACCTCTTCCTGATGTTGGTCAGTGGTTGCTGTTGTCGCTGAATGAGAAACTACCTCAAACAGTGGTTAATATATTGAGAGCTCGTATAATTGGATTACATCATTTTCTGATGCTGTTTATCATGCTTGCTTTCTCTGTACTCTTTGAATCGGTTGAAGCTCCTGGTCTTGGGCTTGGTGCAAGATACATGTTCACAATGGGAATCGGAAGGCTCCTTCGGGCCATAACTTTTATCTCCACAATTCTACCATCTGCTCGACCATGGTGTGCATCTGCTAGATTCCTTGTTCCTCAGCACCCTCATCCTTGGGCTCAGAAATATTATGTACCATACTCCGAAGACTCAAATGCCATACGGAACATCATTAACAGGGACATAGCATATG CTGATCCTGGGGAATATGATGCTGAGTTTCGACCAGATTGGGGTTCAATGAGCTTTTTGATTGATTTCCTTCGGCCTACAGCTCCTGAGGGATCATCTGCTTGGTATCATCTGCTCAAGAAAGCATCAGGGGGTTGCAATGACCTTATATATAGCGGCCACATGCTTGTTGCTGTGCTGACAGCTATGGCATGGACG GAAGCCTATGGTGGCTATAGCTCAGCACTCATCTGGATTTTTGTGATTCATAGTGCTCAAAGAGAAATACGAGAACGCCATCATTACAGTGTAGACGTTGTTGTGGCCATCTATGTGGGCATAATGCTTTGGAAGATGACAGGTCTTTTCTGGCCCATGAAGGATCAGTCAAAGGATACGAGGCTCCGTAGGCTCGAGAAGATTCAGGGTAGACTAACGCGAGCAGCAAAGGACGATAATATAGAGGAAATAAGAGAACTCCTTAAGGAGGTGGAAGTGAGCAACAAAGTTAGGGAAAATTCCAAAAGCAAAGCAATGTGGCTCTTTTCAGGTGGAACCATTATTTTTACTCTTAGTGTGGTTTTTCTTGCCTTCACATTGACCAGCGACGGGTGA
- the LOC132627338 gene encoding thioredoxin Y1, chloroplastic — protein MAIATPNASIQMAVSSTKFSYLSSSLQFPRELRCVQIGNYGLKSKKGSSSRLVPLVEAKKQTFSSFEELLENSEKPLFVDFYATWCGPCQFMVPILNEVGESMKDKIQVVKIDTEKYPAIANKYNIQALPTFILFKDGEVFDRFEGALNAPQLMERIESALEVKQ, from the exons ATGGCAATTGCCACACCTAATGCAAGTATCCAAATGGCAGTTTCTTCAACAAAGTTTTCGTACTTATCTTCTTCCTTGCAATTTCCAAGAGAGCTTCGTTGTGTTCAAATCGGGAACTATGGTTTGAAATCCAAGAAAGGGTCTTCTTCACGTCTTGTTCCTCTg GTTGAAGCGAAGAAGCAAACATTTTCTTCCTTTGAAGAATTGTTGGAGAACTCCGAGAAACCATTATTTGTTGACTTCTATGCTACCTG GTGTGGTCCTTGCCAGTTCATGGTTCCTATTCTAAATGAAGTTGGTGAATCGATGAAAGATAAAATTCAAGTGGTGAAAATTGATACAGAGAAGTACCCAGCCATTGCAAATAAGTACAATATACAGGCGCTGCCAACCTTCATATTGTTCAAGGATGGAGAAGTCTTTGATCGCTTT GAGGGCGCGCTTAATGCTCCTCAGTTGATGGAACGCATAGAATCTGCACTGGAAGTTAAGCAGTAG
- the LOC132627337 gene encoding protein SET DOMAIN GROUP 41 — MFLEQQQYNDDQESNGVFSNLERIGGLLTNFKKVMFLDDDEELCERILDGAKAMAISRRMRDGLSTNGELSAEEYIVEAAVICLVLTNAVEVHDRDGRSLGVGVYDVAFSYINHSCSPNASYRFCTALDSGGILESRICQAGAGGIESESIINGSEACGPRITLRSIKDIQKSEEVLITYTDLLQPKVMRQSELWSKYRFSCCCKRCRAMPTTYTDHCLQEILILNLDCSNMASGDNFYGDHVLEKLVDFLNDAIDDFLSFRNPKSCCEKLEVLLTQDHAHVVLKPNTENLRLLFRLYPLHHVSLHAYMTLASAYKVSESDLLALDPESDKHQTEAFSMIRKSAAYSLLLAGATHHLLESESSLIVPVSNFWTTAGEILLSLVRSSAWNLFSRGRDMGEISFSSCRICGKCALLDRFRDKFADSRDENPEFAEVTSKVLNCVTTITPKIWDFLVEDGGYLKVVEDPINFRWLGSRMSSFTHFATHATSPNADKTNSGLEAEAYHSEIRVNLFLLGIHCLIYGAFLSTICFGSHSPLMSKVESLLCLQGFSNG, encoded by the exons ATGTTCTTGGAACAACAACAGTACAATGATGATCAAGAATCAAATGGGGTTTTCTCTAATTTGGAAAGAATTGGTGGGTTGCTTACCAATTTCAAGAAAGTAATGTTCTTGGATGATGATGAAGAACTTTGTGAAAGAATTCTTGATGGGGCAAAGGCTATGGCTATTTCAAGAAGAATGAGAGATGGGTTGAGTACTAATGGAGAGTTATCAGCTGAGGAGTATATAGTGGAAGCTGCAGTGATCTGTTTAGTGCTGACTAATGCAGTGGAAGTGCATGATAGAGATGGGAGAAGTTTAGGAGTTGGTGTTTATGATGTGGCGTTTTCGTATATCAATCATAGTTGCTCTCCAAATGCTTCTTATAGGTTTTGTACAGCTTTGGATTCTGGTGGAATATTGGAGAGTAGGATATGTCAAGCTGGGGCTGGTGGCATTGAAAGTGAATCAATTATTAATG GTAGTGAAGCATGTGGTCCGAGAATAACCCTTAGAAGTATAAAGGACATCCAGAAAAGTGAAGAGGTGTTGATTACATACACTGACTTGTTACAGCCTAAG GTGATGAGGCAATCAGAGTTGTGGTCAAAGTACAGGTTCAGTTGCTGCTGTAAACGATGTAGAGCAATGCCTACGACTTATACAGATCATTGTCTGCAG GAAATCTTAATTTTGAATCTCGATTGTTCAAATATGGCTTCTGGTGACAATTTTTACGGGGACCATGTACTGGAGAAGCTGGTGGATTTCTTGAATGACGCTATAGATGACTTTCTGTCATTTAGGAATCCCAAGTCTTGTTGTGAGAAGCTTGAGGTCCTGCTTACTCAAGATCATGCCCACGTAGTTCTGAAAccaaacacagaaaatttacgtCTACTCTTCAGATTATATCCTCTTCACCATGTCTCTTTGCATGCATACATGACACTGGCTTCTGCATATAAAGTCTCTGAAAGTGACCTGCTGGCCCTAGATCCCGAAAGTGATAAGCATCAAACCGAAGCTTTTAGTATGATCAGAAAGAGTGCAGCATATTCCTTGTTGCTTGCAGGTGCAACCCACCATTTATTAGAGTCTGAATCTTCTCTCATTGTGCCCGTTTCAAATTTTTGGACGACTGCTGGTGAGATCTTACTAAGTCTTGTCAGAAGCTCTGCTTGGAACTTATTTTCAAGGGGGAGAGACATGGGAGAAATTTCGTTTTCCTCATGTCGAATTTGTGGCAAATGCGCACTGCTTGATAGGTTTAGAGATAAATTTGCAGATAGTCGTGATGAAAATCCAGAGTTTGCTGAGGTAACTAGCAAAGTTTTGAATTGTGTCACCACTATAACACCAAAAATCTGGGATTTTCTCGTGGAGGATGGTGGTTACTTGAAAGTAGTTGAGGATCCCATTAACTTTAGATGGCTTGGGAGTAGGATGTCATCTTTTACTCATTTTGCAACTCATGCTACAAGTCCTAATGCAGACAAAACTAATTCTGGACTTGAGGCAGAAGCCTATCACAGCGAGATACGGGTTAATTTATTCCTGCTTGGTATTCACTGCTTAATCTATGGAGCATTTTTGTCAACTATATGTTTTGGTTCTCATTCGCCGCTCATGTCTAAAGTTGAAAGTCTTCTATGTCTCCAAGGTTTTTCGAATGGTTAG